In Opitutus sp., one genomic interval encodes:
- a CDS encoding response regulator: MNPPTILIVDDELHMLRFIAFILRPLNATVLTASSGRAALQIIRERPIDLALFDVHMPDVDGLTALQTLRTSGDSKNLPVILLTGAGESHIEAQGRALGVQAFFRKPFSPAQLAACVRELLQTAPCNG; the protein is encoded by the coding sequence ATGAATCCACCCACGATCCTGATTGTCGACGACGAGTTACACATGCTGCGTTTCATCGCCTTCATCCTGCGGCCGCTTAACGCCACGGTGCTCACCGCAAGCAGTGGGCGTGCAGCCCTGCAAATCATCCGAGAACGCCCAATTGATCTGGCGCTTTTTGACGTGCACATGCCCGACGTCGACGGCCTCACAGCGCTGCAGACGTTGCGTACCAGCGGCGACAGCAAAAACCTGCCTGTCATCCTGCTGACCGGGGCGGGCGAATCCCACATTGAGGCGCAAGGCCGGGCACTGGGCGTGCAGGCCTTTTTCCGCAAGCCGTTCAGTCCCGCGCAACTCGCAGCGTGCGTGCGGGAGCTGCTGCAGACTGCGCCCTGTAACGGTTAG
- a CDS encoding IS21 family transposase, producing MINYELYCRIKQAEAAGHSAPQITRSLQLHVQTVRRWQAQEKYARSQAAQVPRPSKLDVHKPAIARWLEAHPFTAMQLWQKVRERGYTGGYSILKDYVRRVRPRNLEAFLTLKFAPGQTAQVDWGSFGSVEVDGTRRALSFFVMVLGYSRFLHVEFTLGQGQEWWLGCHRRAFEKLGGVPREVMVDNCKTAVLSHVPGTDPVYNAQYLDFARHYGFTIKACGPGHPQSKGMVENAVGYVKKSFLGGRQMNGFTELGPAASLWLETVANVRVHAETQGRPVDRLPEERAALLPLNPVASPAVRTLSVRASRRCRVSIETNRYSVPTKFAGALLTAQIEGAQVRFYADRTLVAEHARSFARRADVENPEHVRELEERKRQGARQRLRLRFLELSPAAPAYQRGLEERRLNAGHHLATIVGLVALYGTEAVGRAIESAHELGAYSSDYILNLLEQRARALPQAGPIHLTRADAVAALELELCPPDLSPYTL from the coding sequence GTGATCAATTACGAACTGTATTGCCGGATAAAACAGGCGGAGGCTGCCGGTCACAGTGCGCCGCAAATCACCCGCTCGCTCCAGTTGCACGTGCAGACGGTGAGGCGCTGGCAGGCGCAGGAAAAGTACGCGCGCAGCCAGGCCGCGCAGGTGCCTAGGCCAAGCAAGCTCGACGTGCACAAGCCGGCGATCGCGCGGTGGCTGGAGGCCCATCCGTTCACCGCCATGCAGCTCTGGCAAAAGGTGCGCGAGCGGGGGTACACGGGCGGGTATTCAATTTTGAAAGACTACGTGCGGCGGGTGCGGCCGAGGAACCTGGAGGCGTTTCTTACCCTCAAGTTTGCCCCCGGCCAGACCGCGCAGGTGGACTGGGGCAGCTTTGGCTCGGTGGAGGTGGACGGCACCCGGCGGGCTTTAAGTTTTTTCGTCATGGTTTTGGGCTACAGCCGGTTCCTGCATGTGGAATTTACCCTCGGGCAGGGCCAGGAGTGGTGGCTGGGCTGTCACCGGCGCGCCTTTGAAAAACTCGGCGGGGTGCCGCGCGAGGTGATGGTCGATAACTGCAAGACGGCCGTCCTCTCGCATGTGCCCGGGACCGACCCGGTGTACAACGCCCAGTACCTGGACTTTGCCCGGCACTACGGGTTTACGATAAAAGCGTGCGGGCCGGGGCATCCGCAGTCCAAGGGCATGGTGGAAAACGCGGTGGGTTACGTGAAAAAAAGCTTCCTTGGCGGGAGGCAGATGAATGGGTTTACCGAGCTGGGGCCGGCCGCCAGCTTGTGGCTGGAAACGGTGGCCAACGTGCGCGTTCACGCTGAAACCCAGGGCCGGCCGGTGGACCGGCTGCCCGAGGAGCGCGCTGCGCTCCTGCCGCTTAACCCGGTGGCCAGTCCGGCGGTGCGCACCTTAAGCGTGCGGGCGTCGCGGCGGTGCCGGGTGAGTATCGAAACGAACCGCTACTCGGTGCCCACGAAGTTTGCCGGGGCGCTACTCACCGCGCAGATCGAGGGGGCGCAGGTGAGGTTTTATGCGGACCGCACCCTGGTGGCCGAGCACGCCCGCAGTTTTGCCCGCCGCGCCGATGTGGAAAACCCCGAGCACGTGCGCGAACTCGAAGAGCGCAAACGGCAGGGAGCGCGGCAGCGCCTGCGGCTACGGTTTTTGGAACTGAGCCCGGCGGCACCCGCCTACCAACGGGGGCTGGAGGAGCGCCGGCTCAACGCGGGACACCACCTGGCGACTATCGTGGGTTTGGTGGCCCTGTATGGAACGGAGGCAGTCGGCCGGGCGATCGAAAGCGCCCATGAACTCGGCGCCTACTCCAGCGATTACATCCTCAACTTGCTCGAACAACGCGCGCGGGCCTTGCCGCAAGCCGGGCCGATCCACCTCACCCGCGCCGACGCGGTGGCCGCGTTGGAACTCGAACTGTGTCCCCCGGATTTAAGCCCCTACACTCTATGA
- a CDS encoding HIT domain-containing protein: protein MSKTLFQRIIAREIPAVIEHEDERCIVIHDIDPQAPVHLLIIPKQVIARVGDAVSTDGAVLGHLLLMAGVVAKKLQLARGFRLVINNGLDACESVPHLHVHLLAKRQLAWPPG from the coding sequence ATGTCGAAAACCCTTTTTCAGCGCATCATTGCGCGCGAGATTCCAGCTGTCATCGAGCACGAAGACGAACGCTGTATCGTCATTCATGATATTGATCCGCAGGCGCCTGTGCACCTGTTGATCATTCCGAAGCAGGTGATTGCCCGTGTGGGCGATGCCGTTTCCACGGATGGAGCTGTACTGGGGCACTTGCTGCTCATGGCTGGGGTGGTGGCGAAGAAACTCCAGTTGGCGCGCGGGTTTCGGCTCGTCATTAACAACGGCCTGGATGCCTGCGAATCCGTGCCGCACCTACACGTTCACCTCCTGGCGAAACGTCAACTCGCCTGGCCCCCCGGTTAA
- a CDS encoding GTP-binding protein, whose translation MSNRPGVTVLCGFLGAGKTTLLNHVLRQAEGRRWAVVVNDVGAVNIDAAVVRSGAETAAARDIVELGNGCVCCSSKDDLAETVAELAGSGSYEHIWVETTGVAEPRGVANLFTRKNPFGRTLGELAPLSALVSVIDAAGFLNEAAKAQSLNSGGVQAGEPRGGRLEPATGDRPLFELMLEQVECSDVLVVNKCDLVSVAAVSQLEEVLRGLNTRAEIVRTENGQVPSEFFLSRARFDAKETLGAAKWVRALNAVVPGALVLPNPLAKTRPDYTVKYGIGSFVYQARSAFDQTKFRQLLASGIPGLLRAKGFYWTREQPDEMGFVSIAGGVVRYDALNYWWAALIENGKARLDERPESIRAAWVEPHGDRRQELVFIGIGLDERAIRAALAACLV comes from the coding sequence ATGAGCAACCGGCCCGGTGTCACGGTGCTGTGTGGGTTCCTCGGTGCGGGGAAAACGACGTTGCTCAACCACGTGTTGCGCCAGGCCGAGGGCCGTCGTTGGGCAGTGGTGGTTAACGATGTGGGCGCGGTGAATATCGATGCGGCCGTGGTGCGCTCTGGCGCCGAGACGGCTGCCGCGCGCGACATCGTCGAATTGGGCAACGGGTGCGTGTGCTGCTCAAGCAAGGACGACCTTGCGGAGACGGTGGCTGAACTCGCCGGGTCGGGTAGCTACGAGCACATTTGGGTGGAGACCACCGGGGTGGCCGAGCCGCGCGGGGTAGCGAATTTGTTTACGCGCAAAAATCCGTTCGGGCGCACGCTGGGGGAACTCGCGCCGCTGTCGGCGCTGGTCTCTGTGATCGATGCAGCGGGGTTTTTAAACGAGGCGGCGAAGGCCCAGTCGCTCAACTCCGGTGGCGTGCAGGCGGGTGAGCCGCGCGGTGGGCGCCTGGAGCCGGCTACAGGCGATCGCCCGCTGTTCGAGTTAATGCTCGAGCAGGTGGAATGCTCGGATGTTTTGGTGGTTAACAAATGTGATCTGGTGTCTGTCGCGGCGGTTTCCCAGTTGGAGGAGGTGTTGCGCGGCTTAAACACGCGCGCCGAAATCGTTCGCACCGAAAACGGACAGGTGCCGAGCGAATTTTTTCTGAGCCGCGCCCGCTTCGATGCCAAGGAAACCCTCGGTGCTGCAAAATGGGTTCGGGCACTCAATGCCGTGGTTCCGGGGGCGCTCGTTTTGCCCAACCCACTGGCAAAGACGCGGCCGGACTACACGGTTAAGTACGGCATTGGCTCGTTCGTTTATCAGGCGCGATCGGCGTTTGATCAGACGAAGTTCCGCCAACTTCTGGCCTCAGGTATCCCGGGGCTGTTGCGCGCAAAAGGGTTTTATTGGACGCGGGAGCAACCCGACGAAATGGGGTTTGTTTCCATCGCCGGAGGCGTGGTGCGTTATGACGCCTTAAATTATTGGTGGGCTGCATTGATCGAAAACGGCAAGGCGCGCCTGGATGAACGCCCGGAGTCGATCCGTGCGGCTTGGGTCGAGCCTCACGGTGATCGACGGCAGGAGTTGGTCTTCATCGGCATTGGCTTGGACGAACGCGCGATTCGGGCTGCCCTCGCAGCCTGCCTCGTTTGA
- a CDS encoding SpoIIE family protein phosphatase, which yields MPYLTAPASGLERPPTPEAACCLSDIEETVIITLPPRLDHVRKASERALAWCTLQGVAQATRDRIELPLVEALNNAIEHGCGAHTTPQVRLTVRVTAEAVFAEIQDPGTFAPAPDWTLLPKDPLAESGRGGFLIKNGTDDFTNTRTAAGHTLTLRWKTRPLAGYGLVAAAASEHTLEHLTADLANSCETVLGLTYFSGLLATSATFAQLLERVHERLRMMVRHDQLTLRFIEGDALVLYPVGSALNQPARIPLNHSTTEGRCILERRPLVGLAQPAAGKTDKLGLAGGPICLLLVEFGGQALGTLTATRSASAPAFSSGDVELLQAVADFIGIARATDNLWQERQQRLQLEQEIHVAAAIQRSLLPAEFPVHNHWWVHGECRPAREVGGDYFDVVTRPDGGVLLIIADVMGKGVPASLLAAMLRSSLRAMADLESAPERILTGINRQLFPDLEKLGMFITAVLVYLPADKKDLPHFANAGHCAPAVLRADGTIHESPGSAPPLGIFPESLYRRHPCAVTAGDRLLLYTDGCYEFAGPDGAMWGSANYLRFAASIRELNPTEFITALLDHTGIDLERTVTRDDRTLVVATLRP from the coding sequence ATGCCTTACCTCACAGCCCCCGCATCAGGACTTGAACGGCCCCCCACCCCCGAAGCGGCCTGTTGCCTGAGCGACATTGAGGAGACAGTGATCATTACGCTGCCGCCCCGGCTGGACCACGTCCGCAAGGCGAGCGAGCGCGCGCTCGCCTGGTGCACATTGCAAGGTGTCGCGCAGGCCACCCGCGACCGTATCGAACTGCCCTTGGTCGAGGCCCTTAATAACGCCATCGAACACGGCTGCGGCGCCCACACCACTCCCCAGGTCCGGCTCACCGTACGCGTCACCGCCGAGGCCGTTTTCGCCGAAATCCAGGATCCGGGCACATTCGCGCCGGCGCCCGACTGGACCCTGCTCCCCAAAGATCCACTGGCCGAAAGCGGGCGTGGCGGATTCCTCATAAAAAACGGTACGGATGACTTCACGAACACCCGAACCGCGGCCGGCCACACCCTTACCCTGCGGTGGAAAACACGGCCCTTAGCCGGCTACGGCTTGGTCGCCGCCGCCGCAAGTGAACACACCCTCGAACACCTCACAGCCGACCTCGCCAACAGTTGCGAAACCGTGCTCGGCCTCACGTATTTTTCCGGATTACTCGCCACCAGCGCGACCTTCGCGCAACTGCTCGAACGGGTTCATGAACGCCTGCGCATGATGGTACGCCACGACCAGCTAACCCTGCGCTTCATCGAGGGCGACGCACTGGTTCTGTATCCCGTCGGCAGCGCCCTGAATCAGCCTGCACGTATTCCGCTCAACCACTCGACGACTGAGGGCCGCTGCATCTTGGAGCGCCGCCCCTTGGTCGGCCTGGCTCAACCGGCGGCCGGAAAAACCGACAAACTCGGCCTCGCTGGCGGCCCCATTTGCCTGCTGCTGGTCGAATTCGGCGGGCAAGCGCTCGGCACCCTGACCGCAACCCGGAGCGCCTCGGCACCGGCGTTTTCGAGTGGCGATGTCGAACTGCTGCAGGCCGTGGCCGATTTCATCGGCATCGCCCGCGCCACCGACAACCTCTGGCAGGAACGCCAACAGCGGTTGCAGCTTGAACAGGAAATCCACGTCGCCGCGGCCATCCAGCGCTCGTTGCTGCCCGCAGAATTCCCCGTTCACAACCACTGGTGGGTGCACGGGGAGTGCCGGCCGGCGCGTGAAGTCGGCGGGGACTATTTCGATGTGGTTACCCGACCCGATGGAGGCGTGCTGTTGATCATCGCCGACGTCATGGGCAAAGGCGTGCCGGCTTCCCTCCTGGCGGCCATGTTGCGCAGCTCGCTACGGGCCATGGCGGACCTTGAATCCGCCCCCGAGCGCATTCTCACCGGCATCAACCGCCAGCTTTTTCCCGACCTCGAAAAGCTCGGCATGTTTATCACCGCCGTGCTGGTCTACCTTCCCGCCGACAAAAAAGACCTGCCGCACTTCGCCAATGCCGGCCACTGCGCCCCCGCGGTCCTCAGAGCCGACGGCACCATCCACGAATCCCCCGGCAGCGCGCCCCCCTTAGGCATTTTCCCCGAGAGCCTTTATCGGCGCCACCCCTGCGCGGTTACCGCCGGCGACCGACTGCTGCTCTACACCGACGGCTGCTACGAATTCGCCGGGCCGGATGGCGCGATGTGGGGATCGGCAAACTACCTGCGTTTCGCGGCGTCCATCCGTGAGTTAAACCCCACCGAATTCATCACTGCGCTTTTGGATCACACGGGCATCGACCTCGAACGAACCGTAACCAGGGATGACCGCACTTTGGTCGTAGCAACCCTTCGCCCATGA
- a CDS encoding phosphatase, which yields MSSPVVAVIDIGSNSIKVLVAARRADGRLEALKTQTIDARISAGISRAEPKLSEEGMVRGLAAIVDLLAVAKPFAPTHTVLVATSAVRDALNGPEFQSRVLAATGHPIRILTGDEEADLIGRGLTCDPELAHLRDFYVFDLGGGSLECLAFRDRRIEQGISLRLGCVRMTEAFIKNPAAPLESAECAALARHVRDTLKQSGFRFNLPGAEAVFTGGTMTSVRMMNGALHGVGLEDTPAVVLAATLHALLDEVGPKDLAERRKMPGMPGARADVFPAALVTAVTLAEFGLFERFHHSLYNLRWGLAAQALG from the coding sequence ATGTCATCACCCGTCGTCGCGGTCATCGATATTGGCTCCAACTCGATCAAAGTTCTGGTCGCTGCGCGCCGAGCGGACGGTCGCCTTGAGGCGTTAAAAACCCAGACCATAGACGCGCGTATCAGCGCGGGGATCAGCCGCGCCGAGCCTAAATTGAGCGAAGAGGGCATGGTGCGCGGCCTTGCCGCAATCGTTGATTTACTCGCCGTGGCTAAGCCTTTCGCGCCAACGCACACGGTGCTGGTTGCCACCAGTGCGGTGCGCGATGCGCTCAATGGCCCCGAGTTCCAATCGAGGGTGCTGGCTGCGACCGGACACCCCATCCGCATCCTCACCGGGGATGAAGAGGCCGATCTTATTGGGCGCGGGCTGACCTGTGATCCCGAGTTGGCGCATCTGCGTGATTTTTACGTGTTCGATTTGGGCGGGGGGAGTTTGGAGTGCCTCGCCTTCCGCGATCGACGGATCGAGCAGGGCATTAGCCTGCGCCTTGGGTGTGTACGTATGACCGAGGCGTTTATTAAGAATCCGGCCGCCCCGTTGGAGTCGGCTGAATGCGCTGCGCTCGCACGGCATGTTCGCGACACCCTTAAACAGTCAGGTTTTCGCTTTAATCTGCCGGGTGCAGAAGCTGTTTTTACGGGTGGGACAATGACCAGTGTGCGCATGATGAACGGTGCATTGCATGGAGTCGGGTTGGAGGACACCCCAGCGGTGGTTCTCGCTGCCACGTTGCACGCCCTTTTGGACGAAGTCGGCCCGAAGGATTTGGCGGAGCGGCGGAAAATGCCGGGCATGCCGGGGGCCAGGGCCGATGTGTTTCCCGCTGCGTTGGTCACGGCGGTCACATTGGCGGAGTTCGGGCTGTTTGAACGGTTCCACCATTCGCTCTATAACCTGCGCTGGGGCCTGGCGGCGCAGGCGTTGGGCTGA